The Pocillopora verrucosa isolate sample1 chromosome 9, ASM3666991v2, whole genome shotgun sequence genome includes the window CAAATGTCACATATCTCTCTTTTGaaattgaaacatttattttaaatggcAGCACTTTTTGCCTTTATCATCCTCAAACTGAGATACTCTTTCTTTGGAATATCATTCCTATGTAATACCATGTGGCAAATATGGGAGGGGTGATAACGAGGTATTTACATCTCACTAATCACACCAGGGGATCAAAAGATATCttaactttattttgttatttatttaacagGGATTATTGATGACAAAAGCGTTATCCATCCTTCTGTTTcgatttctttgcttttttttgtttttgttttttcggatTTAACTCTGATGGGGTCTTTTTATTAAATATCTGTAAAACATTCTCAATTTTCTTCGTGACAAATAAATATAGTCCTAATTTTCCATGTAGATTTTACcttttgctttagttttgaCTTTAGTTCGAAAATTTGCcttgattttaaatttaaaattaataccCTCCTAGttgtagttttaattttctactcTTAAGTGAGATGTAAAAGGAAATTTGTAAACGTAAAGGAGGTCAAACACTATGCTGTTTCTATCGATACAATACAATTTATTATCTCTAAAAAATAAACTATCTTTACCGGACATTAAAACAAacttcattgaaaataaaattagatttattttttgCCGAAAACACTTTAAAGTTTTCAGTTAACGAATGACAATAGGTCGTGCTCCTTGTAGGTAATGGCCCAATGCGGCGAGCACAGAAGTCAGGTGAAGTCAGCGGAGAAGTCAGGTGAAGTCCACAGAGAAGTCAGGTGCAGTAACAAAGAGATGAGGGTGTACCGCTCGAAAACATATGTTGTTTATCTGGTGCAGAAAATCTTGGATTAGAAAGCTTTTTCCTCTGCATTATTTTTCTCTGTGGTAGTCATAAACTTGTCTGTGCTAAGAAATTCCACGAACAGAGTAGTGGACTCATTTCCCTTCACCgcgaaattgaaagaaagtaCCCAACACGAAGGTGAACATGTGCAAGAACCGTTCTATATCCCTTCAAGAAGAGGGGAAATCCTTCGTTCAAGACGACAGTTACTGCCGGGATTTTGCTGTAATTCAGCTTCAAAGCGGTCCACCACAACTAATCGTTTGTGTTTGCATAATTAACGTTATACTATCAATAGCATCAGGAATAGCAAATACCTTGGTTATCTCTGTAATTTGGAAAACGCCAGCTTTACGTTCTCCTTCTATGGTATTGCTCTCTGGACTCGCTACAGCTGACCTTGCGGTTGCTGTTGTCGCTCAACCACTATTTTTAGCtattaaaatgaaaatcctCCTAACGAGCTCTGAGAGCGATACATGCGACTTGGGGATGATATTTGGTATTACCCTTTACGTGACAAATGGTGCATCGCTAATGACTGTTACAGCCATCAGTTTAGATAGGTTATTAGCAATTCGATATGATTTAAGATATCCTAGTATCGTAACAATTCCACGGGTTATCTACGCTATTTCTCTAAGCTGGTTGATCAGCGGATTTCTGGCAACCCTTTTTTTATGGACAGGGTATGATACATACCTGATTGTTACACTTTGTGGAATAGCCATTTgcttttccttttgtaaaattacACATTTGCGAATTTACCGCATCGTTTGTCGTCACCAACGACAAATCCAAATGCAAGTGGAGGCAGTACAAGAGGGAAATAGGTCACAGATGGCACGATTTAAAAAGACGACTGTCAACGCCTTTCTGATTCATTACTGTCTGCTTCTATGCTATACACCATTAATCACATTAAAGGCTCTAATCAGCAGATTCAAAGGCAGCCTCGAGTTTGAATCGTGGTATAGGTATCATGGTCCTATTGCATGGAATTTgtcagttatttttcttttcatgaattCCTCTTTGAATCCATTGATTTACTGTTGGCGTCTACGAGAAATGCGACTCGCAGTGAAGGGAACCCTAAAGAGTGTCTTGTGCAagaattgattttcttttgaagagagaaaaaattatagacAGAGCAGTTCTGGTCTAAGGTTACCCAATTCACTACATTGCAAAAGAGTCGTCTTTCCCATTATTCTTGGCATTGCATCGTTTACAAGTAGTTTAAGATGGTTAAGCCTGTGAAATTCTTAAACGAGTTTGTAGCAGCAGATTATAGGATTCTTCCTTGGCCAGCGATAAAcactttttatttcatacacTATGATAAATCAGCATCACTTTACAGAAAAGAGGCACCTGGGCTATTTGCGTtagtgcttgtttttttttttcagatttttaaatGGATCTAGTGACAAATAAGGGTACCAAACGCTTCACAGTGTCTTGAACGTTTTAGCGGCGTGAAAAATGATCTTCAACTTGGAGGCGATCGGAAAATGTTATTTTGGTTAGACAAAATACAGTAACTAATAAGGATCCAGGAAGGAGAAGGGATTACTCGGAGTAGAACAGATTGGAAAGCTGCGACTGGTACCCTGGATTCTTTGATTGGCGAGCTCACACACTTCTATATCAAATTGCAAACATGTTGATTATTCGTTTAATTGATATCACGAGTCAACACTCTGTGCTACAAAGCCGTGCTTAAGGGTTTgagtttatttctttccactttTTCATTGTTCGTCTGTCGATTTGACAAAGACTGCCCTACTTGCGATTCGGTTGGTGATCTTAACTACTCGAGCAACAGAGAAATTTCAAGGAGGCTCTAAATGGTTTCGTTATTTGTTACCTCTGATTCCTCGATGTTTCTATACTTTAACGCTTATGTCCATGGTGGCCTTGATGTTTGGACAACTAAAAGTGACTCTAAATTGTATATCAAGATATCATAGAATGTTCAGAAGAAGAACTTTGATTTTATGCCAACATCCTAATAAATAACAGCGGAGGTCACCGAACTCATATGTAAATGACTGGCAAACAATTTACAGTTCGATTTAAcacaacattttctttcagAAACAGCCCCTAAAGACTTAAACCTGAAAGCTGTGCGTATAGGTCATATAGAATAACACTAGAATGACATTAGAATAAAAAGGCACAATTGAAACACGGTTAATACCATGAAGCTTTTACTACTTAAGCTATTCGCTTTAGGCATGTGCTTGCCCAAGGTTTTTTTGGCAAAGAGTTCAAAACGATATAACTGATGCGAACCCATGATATGCTGCAAAATTATGTGGGTTCAGTTCTTACTCTTTTCTATGCCTTTTGACAATGCCCGCCGCACGAACATCGCAGGTGTTTGATCTGTTTTAACACTCCGGGACTGCACTTAACTTTAAtgacttcatttatttttaatatccttTTCTCCTA containing:
- the LOC131789007 gene encoding melanocyte-stimulating hormone receptor-like — encoded protein: MCKNRSISLQEEGKSFVQDDSYCRDFAVIQLQSGPPQLIVCVCIINVILSIASGIANTLVISVIWKTPALRSPSMVLLSGLATADLAVAVVAQPLFLAIKMKILLTSSESDTCDLGMIFGITLYVTNGASLMTVTAISLDRLLAIRYDLRYPSIVTIPRVIYAISLSWLISGFLATLFLWTGYDTYLIVTLCGIAICFSFCKITHLRIYRIVCRHQRQIQMQVEAVQEGNRSQMARFKKTTVNAFLIHYCLLLCYTPLITLKALISRFKGSLEFESWYRYHGPIAWNLSVIFLFMNSSLNPLIYCWRLREMRLAVKGTLKSVLCKN